The Methanosarcina barkeri MS DNA window TATTCTTTAAAGGAATTTTTACACTTACTGACTCTGATCCTTGCTTGATTCTTAATGCTAAATTTGTTAAGAGTTCTCTGCTGATAAAGAGCCAATAGGCAACCTCATTTTTTATATCAACTATAATCAGAAATACTGGTGATGTGCAACTTTCACAATATGGGAGGAACTTTAACGAACATTGATATTTAGGCTCTCCTGAAAATCCATCTGACACTTCTTTATTTGAACTTCTATTTTTCCAATTGGCTCATGATCTTCATTTCTAATTACCAAATATCCATCAGTATTTGGGATTTTATCCATCTCACGAATATCTGGTTTTACATACTCACTCAGTATATATTTAAGGACGGTAATCGCCCTACTTTCTGGAATATTAGTTAAAGGATATTTTGCAGGAGCAGAGGGAATTATTTTATCCATCAATTGTAAAACAGTTCTAACTTTATTTAAATGTATTTAAAAATGCTTATGTGAAAATTAATGTTTGCTTCTGTTTCTAGATTGGTTTAATTCTTTATGTAAAATTAGTTTTTTCTAACGTCTGAACGATCTCTAACCACACTTTTTATAAATTAATCGCCTTTCAACTCTCTGAATCCGTTTTCCTCCAAAAGCATGAATAGTTCTCGTTCCCGCAACACACTTTCCACACTGTTCTGTCCCCTTCGGAATAAATAACTCGTCCCCGGGATTGAGAACAAACTTTTCGCCATTCAATACTGCCGTATACTGGTCGCTAACACAAACCATGTACTCATCAAATTCATGAATATGTTTCTTAGAAACCCTGTCCGAATAGCAGGTCCAGAAAGCCATCTGGCTGCCGTCTGTGCCTTCGTAAAAATAGCCATCGATGTCCTCAGTATTTTGCTCTTTACTGCTGATATGGTTACTTTTACTTTTCATAAAGTCCGGAAATTCTTTCACGCTTGAAACCGCCCATTATTTAAGTAATCTGCGTAATATCATATTAACGCATGAATTGTAACGTCAAATCAAAAAATAACTCATAAAGAACTTTTATTCCTTGTTCGCAAGTTAAGACAACATAAAGCAGTACTTACAAAAATATCGTAATGTTTTATAATATTGATTTTCTATTTAATATAAGCGCAGGTTTGTATTAACAAAAAGACTCAATATCATAATTATTTCAGTATATTTGTATCATAATTATTTCAATATATTTATTACTTTAACAGACATAAACTATTGAGGTGAAAAAATGCCAGCAAGAAAGGTGAAGAATGATAATAAAGAAAGAGAATTAATAAAAAAACTAGAATCAATAGAAGAAATGAAAAAAGATACAGTAGAACAAATAAACATAGAAGAGGAACCCGATGAAAGTAAAAGGCCTAAATAAACAGTATATTACAAACAAAAGACTTGATTTAATATTTTTCACGAATTAAATTCATTTTCATTTATA harbors:
- a CDS encoding cupin domain-containing protein, with product MKEFPDFMKSKSNHISSKEQNTEDIDGYFYEGTDGSQMAFWTCYSDRVSKKHIHEFDEYMVCVSDQYTAVLNGEKFVLNPGDELFIPKGTEQCGKCVAGTRTIHAFGGKRIQRVERRLIYKKCG